The following coding sequences lie in one Haematobia irritans isolate KBUSLIRL chromosome 3, ASM5000362v1, whole genome shotgun sequence genomic window:
- the LOC142232050 gene encoding ribosome biogenesis protein NOP53 → MSVQKKKRISKKNKSAWRKTDINDVEEFLEEQRQEERIGSFEEKTDQELFKIDVTPTETKRKALTEKQKRKLNAKKSLRSLQSLENTSKVQDPIVKRNIVKQKKAGRNIEEEVINPTKPRHIQANQDRAKTYAKVEEKIKKLSTKIPDTNKDIWAEEDFRDKVPGLKDEKGWISKELATYHAQNLGLPVFKVHDSIRHKTTKAKKFEPPHPGISYNPSLEDHQKLIADIVDKEEKIIKEEKHLKRVTTKMFSKVTPEERDRQHLKEMSAGMDDEDNENANDDDDDENMNDSGQNNENPYTTPNPPVENKKKSKTARNKELRQKELQKKLEAKKALKKQVADLNRIKSIKSEVLVEEEELKELMKRRKKTEFKKKFEPKRLGRLKYKEPDQDVTMPEELSGNVRNIKTQSSLLVDRFKNFQKRNILPVSVATGKQKAPKIKRFPRSSHKEPGVSYQMLREKRLAEKKA, encoded by the exons ATGTCGGTACAGAAGAAGAAACGTatatctaagaaaaataaatcggCTTGGCGTAAAACAGATATTAATGATGTTGAAGAGTTTTTGGAAGAGCAACGACAGGAGGAAAGAATAGG ATCTTTTGAGGAGAAAACAGATCAGGAGCTATTTAAGATTGATGTTACGCCAACTGAAACCAAAAGGAAAGCATTGACAGAGAAACAAAAGAGAAAATTGAATGCGAAAAAGTCTTTGCGATCATTACAATCATTGGAGAATACCTCTAAAGTACAAGATCCAATTGTTAAAAG aaatattgtcaaacaaaAGAAAGCCGGTCGCAATATTGAAGAAGAAGTTATAAATCCTACTAAGCCTAGGCATATTCAAGCTAATCAGGATAGAGCCAAAACATACGCAAAAGTtgaggaaaaaattaaaaaattgtccacGAAAATTCCCGATACgaataaggatatatgggctgaAGAAGATTTTCGTGATAAAGTTCCTGGTTTAAAAGATGAAAAAGGATGGATTTCCAAAGAGCTGGCGACATATCATGCCCAAAATTTGGGTTTGCCGGTTTTCAAAGTTCATGATAGTATCAGGCATAAAACTACCAAAGCCAA gAAATTCGAACCTCCTCATCCTGGTATCAGTTATAATCCATCTTTAGAAGATCATCAAAAACTTATAGCTGATATCGTTGACAAAGAGGAGAAAATTATAAAGGAGGAAAAACATTTGAAGCGAGTtaccacaaaaatgttttcaaaagttACACCAGAAGAACGCGATCGTCAACACTTAAAGGAAATGAGTGCTGGCATGGATGATGAAGATAATGAAAATGCCAAtgacgacgacgatgatgaaAATATGAATGACTCTGGTCAAAATAATGAAAACCCATATACCACACCAAATCCTCCtgttgaaaacaaaaagaaatctaAAACAGCGCGCAACAAAGAACTTCGCCAAAAAGAACTTCAAAAGAAGTTGGAAGCAAAGAAAGCATTGAAAAAACAAGTTGCTGATTTAAATCGTATAAAGTCCATTAAGTCAGAAGTTCTAGTCGAAGAGGAAGAACTCAAAGAGTTAATGAAACGTCGCAAGAAGACTGAATTCAAAAAGAAATTTGAACCTAAACGTTTGGGTCGTTTGAAGTATAAGGAACCCGATCAAGATGTTACTATGCCAGAAGAATTGTCGGGCAATGTACGCAACATAAAGACGCAATCCAGCTTATTAGTGGATCGGtttaagaacttccaaaaacgcAACATTTTACCTGTCAGTGTGGCGACCGGCAAACAGAAAGCTCCCAAAATTAAACGATTCCCACGTAGCTCTCATAAGGAACCCGGAgtttcataccaaatgttgcgcgAAAAACGTTTGGCTGAAAAGAAGGCGTAG